In one candidate division WOR-3 bacterium genomic region, the following are encoded:
- a CDS encoding DUF1049 domain-containing protein, translated as MRYLYLVLIILFFCTIIVFAVQNRETVTLSFLGWKTTLPLAFQVIIVYFLGMLTGGSVIAFLKKSFEGFKKPKDKPEK; from the coding sequence ATGAGATATTTGTACTTGGTTCTAATAATATTGTTTTTTTGTACAATCATCGTGTTCGCTGTTCAAAACAGAGAAACCGTGACGCTTTCCTTTCTGGGGTGGAAGACAACTTTGCCTTTGGCTTTTCAGGTCATCATAGTATATTTTCTTGGAATGCTGACCGGTGGAAGCGTCATCGCGTTTTTAAAAAAATCCTTTGAGGGCTTCAAAAAACCTAAGGACAAACCGGAGAAGTGA
- a CDS encoding M42 family metallopeptidase: MKEYTDYAVKKIIELCKIPSPSGFTKNIEKYIFDELSATGFESVYTNKKSVITNIGGSGDSLVLAAHIDTLGAMVRALKPNGRLRLTKIGGYPENFIEGENCTIHTRNGKSFPGTVQLIKSSVHVNRNVGEVKRDDSNLEVVVDEKVKNKEDLCALGIKAGDFITFDPRTVQTGSGFIKSRHLDDKASTGILLALAKYVKEKKVTPERKVYLLFTTFEEVGHGASSGLPEDTVEMISVDMGAVGDDLETDEFKVSICAKDSSGPYDYGITSKLLEIAKEKNLNYAVDIYPYYGSDADAALRAGFDIRHGLVGPGVSASHGYERTHIEGIENTLTLLKEYITSPVCP; the protein is encoded by the coding sequence TTGAAGGAATACACTGATTACGCAGTAAAAAAAATTATTGAACTGTGCAAAATACCTAGCCCTTCAGGATTCACGAAAAACATAGAAAAGTATATTTTCGACGAATTGAGCGCTACGGGATTTGAATCAGTCTACACGAACAAGAAGTCTGTTATAACTAATATTGGCGGTTCAGGAGACTCTCTCGTTTTAGCCGCACACATAGACACGCTAGGCGCAATGGTACGCGCTTTAAAACCTAATGGAAGACTCAGGCTGACGAAGATAGGAGGATATCCCGAGAATTTCATCGAGGGTGAAAATTGCACCATTCACACACGTAACGGGAAATCTTTTCCGGGCACTGTTCAATTGATAAAATCATCCGTGCACGTCAACAGAAACGTCGGAGAAGTAAAAAGAGACGATTCAAATCTTGAAGTAGTCGTAGACGAAAAAGTAAAGAATAAAGAAGATCTTTGCGCTTTGGGTATAAAAGCAGGTGATTTTATCACTTTCGATCCGAGAACCGTGCAAACCGGGAGCGGTTTCATAAAAAGCAGACACCTTGACGATAAAGCGAGTACCGGGATTTTGCTGGCTCTTGCGAAATACGTCAAAGAAAAAAAAGTCACACCGGAAAGAAAAGTGTATTTGCTGTTCACTACTTTCGAAGAAGTTGGTCACGGAGCCTCTTCAGGATTGCCTGAAGACACCGTCGAGATGATCTCAGTAGATATGGGGGCGGTGGGAGATGACCTCGAGACCGACGAATTTAAAGTATCGATATGCGCGAAAGATTCGAGCGGACCATACGATTACGGAATTACATCTAAGTTGCTGGAAATTGCGAAGGAAAAAAATCTGAACTACGCGGTTGATATATATCCTTATTACGGTTCAGATGCTGACGCGGCTTTGCGTGCCGGATTCGACATTAGGCACGGACTGGTTGGTCCGGGGGTTTCAGCTTCGCATGGCTACGAAAGAACTCACATAGAGGGTATTGAAAATACTTTGACGCTTCTGAAAGAGTATATCACTTCTCCGGTTTGTCCTTAG
- a CDS encoding T9SS type A sorting domain-containing protein, with product MKLILASAILTLLTFSSINSGVLKYNLFFGDNDYSIREIEGRSIIEMSDGFVSAEKGSPSLPALKLQYSIPTGSVVRKVETMDENWLYLGNYRIFPSQGFVRAGEYFTFVPENPEIYSKDAFTPDATIGGFSTGNKSGFAICGFELCPFKFNPVTGELYFLNDCQVVIHYDEGLGENIFLTENQSRIFIRDVENIVENPLDAAAFRPLVKELRDSANEYIIVTPQNLAGEFDELLEWKSRKGFSSSVVSAEWIYANYSGYDNMEKIRNFIQDMHQNHGLIYLVLAGDYDNLGARIIPIRNYSTTENTPADLYFSDVVPYASNWDANGNHIYGEYSGDGCDWYSDVYVGRFPLNSASEVQRWTDKVIEYERNPSTGYHERSLMAGAGLWPNVNYYGNRVCNYITDNCLPVAWQHNKMYQTDTLSFPQGFPDSFSQGYAWCQLAGHGNIDGVYWYEPGGAMLNGSTASTTTNGSKLGVIHSMACEPGWFDNNECMGEKLFNAANGGAIAVQFNARYGWGSPPSFGPSEWLCIWLAEVIFVDQTWNIGAAHGLSKDRMVPGMSQGEHWCVTELNLFADPETPIYSMEPSGLNVSNNPVVNLGPVQYTVSVVSARGPVSGALCCLSDKDDQDLKYRAFTDASGNAVINCNFVSATDAVLTVTAQDCRAFLDTIIVTSSSSFIAFTGIETLQGGYQNGQINTGCNYSVKLNVSNFGSQTANGVRGVLSCSETGIVFSPDTMMFGDINPLDTTSSSNSAAFQVHNNIFDGTNFVIDLVCFDQNDSSWQSSFEISVNSPEIDFTYLKGPQTAGPGDTMLLTPVIRNNGSADAVNPAVKLRCSNPYATVLDSSENIQSINSGSTVELYRQFSISISENCPEPSYIDLVFELKTESLDVFYDTFTVYIGDAFTEDFEGTIADWTFSGPSCWHVTQHSSNSPVNSMYSGVENIWTYANSVVNSRVVTPTLTISRGSELSFWHKYEIYDNKDKVQVQISTDAGSTWILVNPVQGYTGKWAYAPYDSIYTGSQSSWQRQDFVLDYEGDVLLCWLFFSNPVDNAEGYYFDDVSVALSSGLTGAEEPEVPVYNGGFEVFRAYPNPTFGRILISYALGSFSFVEVSVYDLTGREVIKLYEGEQTPGRYAIEWDGRNDRGELVSSGTYFYRVTSGNSYSGDKFIVVR from the coding sequence TTGAAACTGATATTAGCCTCGGCGATTTTAACCCTTTTGACGTTTTCTTCAATTAATTCGGGGGTACTGAAATACAATCTATTTTTTGGGGATAATGATTATTCGATAAGGGAAATTGAAGGCAGAAGTATTATTGAAATGAGTGACGGTTTTGTGTCGGCTGAAAAAGGATCTCCTTCTCTTCCCGCGTTGAAACTCCAGTACAGTATCCCGACGGGTTCTGTAGTCAGGAAAGTTGAAACAATGGACGAGAATTGGTTGTACCTTGGCAATTACAGGATTTTCCCTTCCCAGGGATTCGTGAGAGCAGGTGAATATTTTACTTTCGTACCTGAAAATCCCGAAATATATTCAAAAGACGCGTTTACGCCGGATGCGACCATAGGGGGATTTTCAACCGGCAACAAATCCGGTTTTGCCATATGCGGTTTTGAATTGTGTCCGTTCAAGTTTAATCCAGTGACCGGAGAACTTTATTTTCTCAACGATTGTCAGGTCGTCATCCATTATGATGAAGGACTCGGAGAAAATATTTTCCTGACGGAAAATCAGTCACGGATTTTCATAAGAGACGTGGAAAATATTGTCGAAAATCCCTTGGACGCTGCAGCATTCAGGCCTTTGGTAAAGGAACTCAGGGATTCTGCGAACGAATACATAATAGTGACACCCCAGAACCTCGCCGGAGAATTCGATGAACTTCTGGAATGGAAGTCGAGAAAGGGATTTTCTTCTTCAGTCGTTTCTGCAGAATGGATTTATGCCAATTACAGCGGTTACGACAACATGGAAAAAATAAGGAACTTTATCCAGGACATGCATCAGAATCACGGTCTCATTTATTTAGTTCTGGCTGGGGATTACGACAATCTCGGAGCGAGAATAATCCCCATAAGGAATTACTCGACAACGGAAAATACGCCTGCCGACTTGTATTTTTCGGACGTTGTTCCTTACGCTTCGAACTGGGACGCCAATGGGAATCACATATACGGAGAATACAGCGGAGACGGCTGTGACTGGTACAGCGATGTATATGTTGGCAGGTTTCCACTCAATTCCGCTTCCGAAGTTCAAAGATGGACTGATAAAGTCATTGAGTACGAGAGAAATCCGTCAACCGGTTATCATGAAAGATCGCTCATGGCTGGAGCCGGTCTTTGGCCGAATGTAAATTATTACGGTAACAGAGTTTGCAATTACATCACCGACAACTGTCTTCCCGTCGCCTGGCAGCACAATAAAATGTATCAGACTGACACTTTGTCTTTTCCACAGGGTTTCCCGGATTCATTCAGTCAGGGTTATGCCTGGTGTCAGTTGGCTGGACACGGAAACATTGACGGAGTTTACTGGTACGAACCGGGAGGCGCAATGTTGAACGGTTCAACCGCTTCGACGACTACGAATGGCTCGAAACTCGGAGTAATACATTCCATGGCTTGCGAACCCGGATGGTTCGACAACAATGAATGTATGGGAGAAAAACTTTTTAACGCCGCAAACGGCGGAGCCATAGCCGTTCAGTTCAACGCAAGGTACGGCTGGGGCTCTCCTCCTTCTTTCGGCCCTTCCGAATGGCTTTGCATTTGGCTCGCGGAAGTTATTTTTGTAGATCAGACTTGGAACATTGGCGCTGCGCACGGTCTGAGCAAGGACAGAATGGTTCCGGGTATGAGTCAGGGGGAGCACTGGTGCGTCACTGAACTGAACCTTTTCGCGGACCCTGAGACTCCCATTTATTCAATGGAACCTTCGGGATTGAACGTATCAAATAATCCTGTTGTCAACCTCGGACCGGTTCAGTACACTGTGTCGGTTGTTTCCGCAAGAGGTCCTGTTTCAGGAGCTTTATGCTGTTTGTCCGATAAAGACGATCAGGATTTAAAATACCGCGCTTTCACGGATGCCTCAGGAAACGCCGTCATCAATTGTAATTTCGTATCAGCGACGGACGCAGTTTTGACGGTCACAGCGCAGGACTGCAGAGCTTTTTTGGACACGATAATCGTGACGAGTTCTTCGTCCTTCATAGCTTTCACAGGCATAGAAACCCTTCAGGGCGGTTATCAGAACGGCCAGATAAATACAGGCTGTAATTATTCAGTGAAGCTTAACGTGTCGAATTTCGGTTCGCAGACGGCAAACGGAGTCAGAGGAGTTTTGTCCTGTTCTGAGACGGGGATTGTCTTTTCTCCCGACACTATGATGTTCGGCGACATAAATCCTTTGGACACAACTTCGTCTTCGAACAGCGCGGCTTTTCAAGTTCACAACAACATTTTTGACGGAACAAATTTCGTCATCGATCTTGTCTGTTTTGACCAGAACGACAGTTCCTGGCAAAGCTCATTCGAGATATCAGTAAACTCGCCTGAGATTGATTTTACATATCTGAAAGGCCCTCAAACAGCGGGTCCGGGCGACACCATGCTTCTGACGCCTGTTATCAGAAACAACGGAAGCGCAGACGCTGTCAATCCCGCTGTCAAACTAAGATGTTCGAATCCTTATGCGACCGTCCTGGATTCCTCTGAAAACATTCAAAGCATTAATTCGGGATCAACAGTGGAATTATACAGGCAGTTTTCAATTTCAATATCCGAGAATTGCCCCGAACCTTCATACATAGATTTGGTGTTCGAACTTAAAACCGAAAGTCTCGATGTTTTTTACGACACATTCACTGTCTATATCGGGGACGCTTTCACAGAAGATTTCGAAGGAACCATAGCGGATTGGACTTTTTCCGGCCCTTCTTGCTGGCACGTCACACAGCATTCTTCGAACAGTCCTGTAAATTCGATGTACAGCGGTGTTGAGAATATATGGACTTACGCGAATTCAGTAGTGAATTCCAGGGTTGTCACTCCGACGCTGACCATATCGCGCGGAAGTGAATTAAGTTTCTGGCATAAATATGAGATATATGACAACAAGGACAAAGTTCAGGTCCAGATCTCGACAGACGCCGGTTCAACTTGGATACTTGTCAATCCGGTTCAGGGATACACGGGAAAATGGGCTTACGCTCCGTACGATTCGATATACACCGGCAGTCAATCCTCGTGGCAGAGACAGGATTTCGTGCTGGACTACGAGGGCGATGTCCTTTTGTGCTGGCTGTTTTTCTCAAATCCGGTCGACAACGCCGAAGGGTATTATTTCGACGACGTTTCCGTTGCGCTTTCATCGGGATTAACCGGCGCTGAAGAACCTGAAGTACCGGTATATAACGGAGGTTTTGAAGTATTCAGGGCGTACCCAAATCCGACGTTCGGCAGGATATTGATTTCTTATGCTTTGGGAAGTTTTTCGTTCGTCGAGGTTTCTGTTTACGATTTGACCGGAAGAGAAGTTATAAAATTGTACGAGGGAGAGCAAACACCCGGAAGATACGCCATAGAGTGGGACGGCAGAAACGACAGAGGCGAACTGGTTTCTTCCGGAACTTATTTTTACAGAGTGACCTCGGGAAACAGTTATTCAGGAGACAAATTCATAGTAGTCAGATGA